One segment of Maledivibacter sp. DNA contains the following:
- a CDS encoding TfoX/Sxy family protein yields MGELNKLPNIGKALEKRLNEVDIVTKDELLSLGSKEAFKKLREVDGGACLNSLCALEGAVQGIRWHYLPKEVKNDLKEFLNSLEV; encoded by the coding sequence ATGGGTGAATTAAATAAACTTCCAAACATAGGAAAAGCCTTGGAGAAAAGGCTAAATGAAGTAGATATAGTTACAAAGGATGAACTATTGAGCTTAGGCAGTAAAGAAGCCTTTAAGAAATTAAGAGAAGTAGATGGAGGAGCATGTCTTAATTCATTATGTGCATTGGAAGGGGCAGTTCAGGGAATTAGATGGCATTATTTACCCAAAGAGGTTAAGAATGATTTAAAGGAGTTCTTA